The Diospyros lotus cultivar Yz01 chromosome 15, ASM1463336v1, whole genome shotgun sequence genome has a window encoding:
- the LOC127791561 gene encoding uncharacterized protein LOC127791561 — translation MVPRATPPPENPKNNVALVEQFRKLQPPTFEGELDPLVAEDWISSIERIFNLINYPDARKVACATFMLQHGARHWWDSTSRSRPQGHMWTWEEFKELFLKKYYPANIRNQKETEFIVLKQGSMTLVEYKRKFDELSQFALELVDTEKKQARRFEQGLRDDLR, via the coding sequence ATGGTGCCTCGAGCTACACCCCCTccagaaaatccaaaaaataatgTGGCATTAGTAGAACAGTTCAGAAAGTTGCAGCCTCCAACTTTTGAGGGCGAGTTAGACCCTCTTGTGGCTGAAGACTGGATATCCTCAATTGAGCGGATTTTCAATCTCATTAATTATCCAGATGCTAGGAAAGTGGCATGCGCCACATTCATGTTACAGCACGGAGCAAGGCATTGGTGGGATTCCACTTCTAGATCCCGACCACAAGGACATATGTGGACTTGGGAGGAATTCAAAGAACTCTTTCTTAAAAAGTATTACCCTGCCAATATCCGTAATCAAAAGGAAACAGAATTTATTGTGCTGAAGCAAGGTAGCATGACCTTAGTTgaatacaaaagaaaatttgatGAACTATCACAATTTGCTCTAGAGCTTGTGGATACGGAGAAAAAGCAAGCCAGGCGATTTGAACAAGGCTTAAGGGATGATCTACGATAG